The following proteins come from a genomic window of Pseudomonas cichorii:
- a CDS encoding FAD-dependent oxidoreductase, producing MAERLSNDFQFIDVGRKDPKKKLLRQRKKEFVEIYEPFKPQQSADQAHRCLGCGNPYCEWKCPVHNFIPNWLKLVSEGNILAAAELSHQTNTLPEVCGRVCPQDRLCEGACTLNDGFGAVTIGSVEKYITDTAFAMGWRPDMSRVVPTGKRVAIIGAGPAGLGCADVLVRGGVTPVVFDKNPEIGGLLTFGIPEFKLEKSVLSNRREVFTGMGIEFRLNTEVGKDVTVDQLLEEFDAVFMGMGTYTYMKGGFAGEELPGVHDALDFLIANVNRNLGFEKSPEDFVDMKGKKVVVLGGGDTAMDCNRTSIRQGAKSVTCAYRRDEENMPGSRKEVKNAKEEGVKFLYNRQPIAIVGEGKVEGVKVVETRLGEPDARGRRSPEPIPGSEEIIPADAVVIAFGFRPSPAPWFEQFGINTDSQGRVIAPEQAKFKHQTSNPKIFAGGDMVRGSDLVVTAIFEGRNAAEGILDYLGV from the coding sequence ATGGCTGAACGTCTCAGTAACGACTTCCAGTTCATTGATGTCGGGCGTAAAGACCCGAAGAAGAAGCTGCTGCGCCAGCGCAAGAAAGAGTTCGTGGAAATCTACGAACCTTTCAAGCCCCAGCAGTCCGCCGATCAGGCTCACCGTTGTCTGGGCTGCGGCAACCCGTATTGCGAGTGGAAATGCCCGGTACACAACTTCATCCCCAACTGGCTGAAGCTGGTATCCGAAGGCAATATCCTGGCCGCCGCGGAGCTGTCGCATCAGACCAATACCCTGCCGGAAGTCTGCGGCCGCGTGTGTCCCCAGGATCGTCTGTGTGAAGGTGCTTGCACCCTCAATGACGGTTTTGGTGCCGTGACCATCGGTTCGGTCGAGAAGTACATCACCGACACCGCATTCGCCATGGGCTGGCGTCCGGACATGTCTCGCGTTGTGCCGACCGGCAAGCGTGTGGCGATCATTGGCGCAGGTCCTGCGGGCCTGGGTTGTGCCGACGTGCTGGTGCGCGGTGGCGTGACGCCGGTGGTCTTCGACAAGAACCCGGAAATCGGCGGTCTGCTGACCTTCGGCATTCCCGAGTTCAAGCTTGAGAAAAGCGTCCTGAGCAATCGCCGTGAAGTGTTCACCGGCATGGGTATCGAGTTCCGCCTCAATACCGAAGTCGGCAAGGACGTCACCGTCGATCAACTGCTTGAAGAGTTCGATGCCGTATTCATGGGCATGGGCACCTACACCTACATGAAAGGTGGCTTTGCCGGTGAAGAACTGCCGGGCGTGCACGATGCCCTCGACTTCCTGATCGCCAACGTCAACCGCAATCTGGGCTTCGAGAAGTCGCCGGAAGATTTCGTCGACATGAAAGGCAAGAAAGTTGTGGTGCTGGGCGGTGGTGACACCGCGATGGACTGCAACCGTACGTCGATCCGCCAGGGTGCCAAATCGGTGACCTGCGCCTATCGTCGCGACGAAGAAAACATGCCGGGTTCGCGCAAGGAAGTGAAGAACGCCAAGGAAGAGGGCGTGAAGTTCCTCTACAACCGTCAGCCAATCGCTATCGTTGGCGAAGGCAAGGTTGAAGGTGTGAAAGTGGTCGAGACTCGCCTTGGCGAGCCTGACGCCCGCGGTCGCCGCAGCCCTGAGCCGATTCCGGGTTCCGAAGAAATCATCCCGGCTGACGCCGTGGTCATCGCCTTCGGCTTCCGCCCAAGCCCGGCGCCATGGTTCGAGCAGTTCGGCATCAACACCGACAGCCAGGGCCGTGTTATTGCCCCGGAACAGGCGAAATTCAAGCACCAGACCAGCAACCCGAAAATCTTCGCGGGTGGTGACATGGTGCGCGGCTCCGACCTCGTGGTCACTGCAATCTTTGAAGGCCGCAACGCGGCTGAAGGGATTCTGGATTACCTGGGCGTCTGA
- the hemE gene encoding uroporphyrinogen decarboxylase: MTALKNDRFLRALLKQPVDVTPVWMMRQAGRYLPEYRASRAKAGDFMSLCKNAEFACEVTLQPLDRYPLDAAILFSDILTIPDAMGLGLYFETGEGPRFKKTVSTLADIEALPIPDAQQDLGYVMNAVSTIRRELNGRVPLIGFSGSPWTLATYMVEGGSSKDFRKSKAMLYENPQAMHLLLDKLAQSVTSYLNGQILAGAQAVQIFDSWGGSLSAAAYQEFSLAYMRKIVSGLIREHDGRKVPVILFTKGGGLWLESIAGAGADALGLDWTCDLGEARQRVGHKVALQGNMDPTVLYARPEAIRQEVARILASYGSGTGHVFNLGHGITPEVDPANAGAFIEAVHELSAQYHQ; this comes from the coding sequence ATGACTGCCCTGAAGAACGACCGTTTCCTTCGTGCCCTGCTCAAGCAACCCGTAGACGTCACGCCTGTCTGGATGATGCGTCAGGCCGGTCGCTACTTGCCTGAATACCGCGCCAGCCGTGCCAAGGCGGGCGATTTCATGAGTCTGTGCAAGAACGCCGAGTTCGCTTGCGAGGTCACGTTGCAGCCGCTGGATCGCTATCCGCTGGATGCCGCGATCCTGTTCTCCGATATTCTGACCATCCCCGATGCCATGGGCCTGGGCCTGTACTTCGAGACCGGTGAAGGTCCGCGCTTCAAGAAAACCGTCAGCACCCTGGCCGACATCGAAGCCCTGCCGATTCCCGATGCGCAGCAGGACCTGGGCTATGTAATGAATGCGGTCAGCACCATCCGTCGCGAGCTCAATGGCCGTGTTCCGCTGATCGGTTTCTCCGGCAGCCCATGGACGCTGGCCACGTATATGGTCGAAGGCGGCTCTTCGAAAGATTTCCGCAAGTCCAAGGCCATGCTCTACGAAAACCCGCAAGCCATGCACCTGCTGCTCGACAAGCTGGCGCAGTCGGTGACCTCGTACCTCAATGGTCAGATCCTGGCGGGCGCCCAGGCTGTGCAGATCTTCGATAGCTGGGGTGGCAGCCTGTCCGCTGCGGCGTATCAGGAATTCTCGCTGGCCTACATGCGCAAGATCGTCAGCGGCCTGATCCGCGAGCACGATGGCCGCAAGGTGCCGGTCATCCTGTTCACCAAGGGTGGCGGCCTGTGGCTGGAAAGCATTGCCGGTGCCGGTGCCGATGCACTGGGCCTGGACTGGACCTGCGACCTCGGCGAAGCCCGTCAGCGCGTCGGCCACAAGGTTGCGCTGCAAGGCAACATGGACCCGACGGTCCTCTATGCACGCCCTGAAGCCATCCGTCAGGAAGTGGCACGCATCCTGGCCAGCTACGGCAGCGGCACTGGTCACGTCTTCAACCTCGGCCACGGCATCACCCCTGAAGTCGACCCGGCCAATGCCGGTGCCTTTATTGAAGCCGTGCATGAGCTTTCGGCGCAATATCACCAGTAA
- a CDS encoding retron system putative HNH endonuclease: MADEESTQGIEPLSFTNWKAKAERENRKPTYKSLTRSAPQKKKEVHESLLREQAYLCCYCGDEISEQTSHIEHFRPKSDYTPLELDYNNLHASCLRDVGELQQREPDYLLHCGHKKGNLFDETRHISPQDENCESRFQYTLNGEIKPTDADDDAASKMIEILALDTLRLNNRREETMLGIFNDDFLLTASKEELQIIAQRARGQQTRFCHVIARYAEQLLTP; the protein is encoded by the coding sequence TTGGCAGATGAGGAAAGTACTCAGGGAATTGAGCCGCTGTCTTTTACAAACTGGAAAGCCAAAGCAGAAAGAGAAAACCGCAAGCCTACCTATAAATCACTGACGCGCTCTGCGCCCCAAAAGAAAAAAGAGGTTCATGAAAGCCTGCTAAGAGAGCAAGCCTATCTGTGCTGTTATTGCGGGGATGAGATATCCGAACAAACCAGCCACATAGAGCACTTTCGCCCGAAATCAGACTACACGCCTTTGGAGCTTGACTATAACAACTTGCATGCCTCCTGCTTGCGCGACGTGGGTGAGCTACAACAAAGAGAACCTGATTACCTGCTGCACTGCGGTCATAAGAAAGGCAATCTCTTTGATGAAACTCGGCATATCTCTCCACAGGATGAAAACTGCGAAAGCCGCTTTCAATATACGCTGAATGGCGAGATAAAACCGACAGACGCAGATGATGATGCCGCCTCAAAAATGATCGAAATTCTCGCGCTTGATACCCTTCGATTGAATAATCGCCGGGAAGAAACAATGCTCGGCATCTTCAATGACGATTTCTTGCTGACGGCAAGCAAGGAAGAACTACAAATAATCGCCCAACGCGCCCGCGGACAACAAACACGCTTTTGCCACGTTATTGCCCGATACGCCGAACAACTCCTCACCCCCTGA
- a CDS encoding AAA family ATPase, with the protein MRLDHLHLQNFRCYEDARFDFQPGFNLVVGVNGSGKTSLLQGVAVSLVPFGNAMKCDEKNLPVEDVRFVVDKYEGRSRFERKLPVFIKAEGDIFGLPDWGTIQLADIWEAAVDPSFLTHMEEVHAKWNAGERIDLPVLAFYRANRRWKSANVSAEFSAQQKLSRFDGYLNWFDAVADLRDFESWLIARTLERLQDKLDSKSDSEPEDELKWVNQAIQLAIPDALDLRYDLRLQSLVVDMGPGKTVPFHDLSDGQRSLIALIADIARRMCILNPQMGKDVLESTNGIVIIDELDIHLHPAWQRNIAPTLKKAFPKVQFIATSHSPQIIGSLKPEEVILLHNGKASNPRTTYGMDSSSVLEEVMGVTQRDPEIEKLLNQLFSTLEDNNLEQAKQQLEKLKALTPDLPEYARAQALITRKEIIGR; encoded by the coding sequence ATGCGCCTCGACCATCTCCACCTACAGAATTTTCGTTGTTACGAAGATGCCCGTTTTGATTTCCAGCCGGGGTTTAACCTGGTGGTTGGGGTCAATGGGAGTGGGAAGACGTCGTTGTTGCAGGGGGTGGCAGTGTCTCTTGTGCCGTTTGGCAATGCTATGAAATGCGACGAAAAGAATTTACCCGTCGAAGATGTGCGCTTCGTTGTTGATAAGTACGAAGGGCGAAGCCGGTTTGAACGCAAACTTCCTGTTTTCATAAAAGCCGAGGGTGACATTTTTGGCCTTCCGGACTGGGGAACGATACAGCTGGCTGATATCTGGGAAGCAGCCGTCGACCCATCATTCCTGACGCATATGGAAGAAGTACATGCCAAGTGGAATGCAGGTGAGCGTATCGATCTACCGGTGCTGGCTTTTTATCGCGCCAATCGCCGGTGGAAAAGCGCTAACGTATCGGCAGAATTTTCGGCACAACAGAAATTATCTCGTTTCGATGGCTACCTGAACTGGTTTGATGCCGTAGCCGACTTGCGCGACTTTGAAAGCTGGTTAATCGCCAGGACTCTTGAGCGTCTTCAGGACAAGCTGGACTCGAAGTCCGACAGCGAACCCGAGGATGAACTCAAGTGGGTGAATCAAGCGATACAGCTCGCAATCCCTGATGCGCTTGACCTCAGATATGACTTGAGACTTCAAAGTCTGGTGGTAGATATGGGGCCAGGCAAGACTGTCCCGTTCCACGACCTCAGTGATGGGCAGCGCAGTTTGATTGCTCTGATAGCCGATATTGCGCGTCGGATGTGCATCCTCAATCCACAGATGGGGAAAGATGTTCTGGAGAGTACCAATGGCATCGTGATTATCGATGAATTGGACATACATCTTCACCCAGCCTGGCAACGCAATATTGCCCCTACGCTCAAAAAAGCATTCCCGAAAGTGCAATTCATTGCCACAAGCCATTCACCACAGATCATCGGCAGCCTGAAACCCGAAGAAGTCATTCTGTTACATAACGGTAAAGCCTCTAACCCGAGAACGACCTACGGAATGGACTCCAGCAGCGTGCTTGAAGAGGTCATGGGCGTTACGCAGCGCGATCCAGAGATCGAAAAATTACTGAACCAGCTATTTTCGACACTGGAAGATAACAATCTCGAACAGGCCAAGCAGCAACTGGAAAAGCTCAAAGCGCTGACTCCAGACCTTCCTGAGTATGCAAGAGCCCAAGCGCTGATAACTCGCAAAGAGATAATTGGCAGATGA
- a CDS encoding MFS transporter codes for MNPAVAPLSTEQQPTAAAGDSYIEKNTPAFTRTVLALFAGGFATFALLYCVQPMMPLLSQEFSINAAQSSLILSVATAMLAIGLLITGPISDRLGRKPVMVLALFCAAISTIASALMPSWEGVLITRALVGLSLSGLAAVAMTYLSEEIHPMHLGLAMGLYIGGSAVGGMSGRLITGVMIDYVSWHTAMLVVGGMALIAAAVFWRILPESRNFQPRSLHPRSLLDGFVLQFRDAGLPLLFLLAFLLMGAFVTLFNYIGYRLLTEPYNLSQAVVGVFSIVYLSGIYSSAQIGALGDRLGRRKVLWAVIVMMLIGLALTLFSPLAVIIVGVLIFTFGFFGAHSLASSWVGRRAVKARGQATSLYLFCYYAGSSVAGTGGGVFWHYAGWNGIGLFIGALLLIALGVALRLARLQPLAAKV; via the coding sequence GTGAACCCTGCCGTTGCCCCGCTCTCCACTGAACAACAGCCCACAGCTGCCGCAGGCGACAGCTATATCGAAAAGAACACACCGGCGTTCACCAGAACGGTACTGGCACTGTTCGCGGGTGGATTCGCAACCTTCGCCCTGTTGTATTGCGTGCAACCGATGATGCCGCTGCTGTCTCAGGAGTTCTCGATCAATGCAGCACAAAGCAGCCTGATCCTGTCGGTTGCGACGGCGATGCTCGCCATTGGCCTGTTGATCACCGGGCCGATTTCCGACCGGTTGGGGCGCAAGCCGGTGATGGTGCTCGCGCTGTTCTGTGCAGCCATCTCCACCATTGCCAGCGCGTTGATGCCCAGTTGGGAAGGCGTGCTCATTACCCGTGCACTGGTCGGCCTGTCGCTCAGCGGGCTGGCGGCGGTGGCCATGACCTACCTGAGCGAGGAAATCCACCCGATGCACCTTGGCCTGGCCATGGGGCTTTATATCGGCGGCAGCGCGGTCGGCGGCATGAGCGGACGGCTGATTACCGGGGTGATGATCGATTACGTAAGCTGGCATACCGCGATGTTGGTGGTCGGCGGCATGGCACTGATTGCAGCCGCTGTGTTCTGGAGAATCCTGCCCGAGTCCCGCAACTTCCAGCCCCGTTCGCTGCATCCGCGCAGCCTGCTGGACGGCTTCGTCCTGCAATTTCGCGATGCCGGGCTGCCGCTGCTGTTTCTGCTCGCCTTTCTGCTGATGGGTGCGTTCGTCACCCTCTTCAACTACATCGGCTATCGCCTGCTGACCGAGCCCTACAACCTGAGCCAGGCGGTGGTGGGTGTGTTTTCGATCGTTTACCTGTCGGGCATCTACAGCTCCGCGCAGATCGGCGCACTGGGCGACAGGCTGGGACGGCGCAAAGTGTTGTGGGCAGTCATCGTCATGATGCTGATCGGCCTGGCCCTGACCCTGTTCAGCCCGCTGGCGGTCATCATTGTCGGCGTCTTGATCTTCACCTTCGGCTTCTTCGGTGCTCATTCGCTCGCCAGCAGTTGGGTGGGCCGCAGAGCCGTAAAAGCCAGAGGCCAGGCCACTTCGCTGTACCTGTTCTGCTATTACGCCGGCTCAAGCGTGGCCGGAACGGGCGGCGGCGTGTTCTGGCATTACGCAGGCTGGAACGGCATCGGCCTGTTTATTGGCGCGCTACTGCTGATCGCACTGGGCGTGGCGTTGCGGCTGGCGAGGTTGCAGCCGCTGGCGGCAAAGGTCTAG
- a CDS encoding LysR family transcriptional regulator, which yields MELRHLRYFIAVAEELHFGRAAQVLGISQPPLSQQIQALEQELGARLFDRTNRRVQLSEAGRLFLEEARGVLAQVDKAADVARRAQLGELGELKVGFTASAPFTSSIPQAIFAFRQTYPAVHLALKEMTSKDVSEQLEDKSIQVGIMRPLALPDSLVSFELLREPLVAIMRSDHPLAAGSEQGLYMSELAAEPFVFFPRTYGSGLYAQILELAREAGFSPLITQEAGEVMTIIGLVAAGLGVTVLPAPYQRMRIEGVVYRTLLDPKATTAVWLVQRKDEQSPMAKAFFELATGGKGIRE from the coding sequence ATGGAATTGCGCCATTTGCGTTACTTCATCGCGGTTGCCGAAGAGCTGCATTTCGGACGTGCTGCTCAAGTGCTGGGTATTTCCCAGCCACCGCTGAGCCAGCAGATTCAGGCGCTGGAGCAGGAGCTTGGCGCGCGTCTGTTCGACCGCACCAACCGACGGGTGCAACTGAGTGAGGCCGGGCGGCTGTTTCTCGAAGAGGCTCGCGGCGTACTGGCCCAGGTCGACAAGGCCGCCGATGTGGCGCGTCGGGCACAACTGGGTGAGCTTGGGGAGTTGAAAGTCGGATTCACGGCTTCGGCACCTTTTACGTCCAGCATCCCGCAGGCGATCTTTGCTTTTCGCCAGACCTACCCGGCTGTGCACCTGGCCTTGAAGGAAATGACCAGCAAGGATGTGTCCGAGCAACTGGAGGACAAGTCGATACAGGTCGGCATCATGCGGCCGCTTGCCTTGCCGGATTCATTGGTGTCTTTCGAGCTGCTGCGTGAACCGCTGGTAGCGATCATGCGTTCTGATCACCCTTTGGCCGCGGGCAGTGAGCAGGGGCTTTATATGTCGGAGCTGGCGGCCGAGCCGTTCGTGTTTTTCCCTCGTACTTACGGTAGCGGTTTGTACGCGCAGATACTGGAGCTGGCGCGAGAAGCCGGTTTCAGCCCCTTGATTACCCAGGAGGCCGGAGAGGTCATGACCATCATCGGGCTGGTGGCGGCAGGCCTTGGTGTGACGGTTCTGCCCGCGCCCTATCAGCGGATGCGCATCGAAGGCGTGGTCTATCGAACCTTGCTCGACCCCAAGGCAACCACCGCCGTGTGGCTGGTGCAGAGAAAGGACGAACAGTCACCGATGGCCAAGGCGTTCTTTGAGTTGGCGACGGGAGGGAAGGGGATTCGCGAATGA
- a CDS encoding beta-ketoacyl-ACP synthase has product MKRVVVTGMSGITSLGSDWASIEANFTANRSGIRRMSEWDRFPELNTRLAGPVDDFAVPEHWTRKQLRSMGRVSRMAVGASEKALIDAGLLNDPIIRDGRMGTACGSSTGSTDDIKAFGNMLLNSVAEGLNANSYVRMMPHTTAANISIFFGLTGRLIPTSSACTSGSQGIGYAYEAIKFGRLPLMLAGGAEELCPTEAMVFDALYATSLKNDAPHTSPRPYDSGRDGLVIGEGAGMLVLEELEHALARGAHIYAEIVGFGSNADGAHSTRPEQITMRRAMELALEDANLPPEAVGYVNGHGTATEQGDIAETLATSSLFGPRIPISSQKSFFGHTLGACGALESWFSIEMLNRDRYIHTLNLDSVDPQCGELDYLMGEPRQISNEYVMNNNFAFGGVNTSLIFRRWH; this is encoded by the coding sequence ATGAAGCGCGTTGTCGTTACCGGCATGTCCGGCATTACGTCACTGGGCAGCGACTGGGCCAGCATCGAAGCCAACTTCACCGCCAACCGCAGCGGCATCCGGCGCATGAGCGAGTGGGATCGCTTCCCCGAACTCAACACACGACTGGCCGGGCCTGTCGATGACTTCGCGGTCCCCGAACACTGGACCCGCAAACAGTTGCGCAGCATGGGTCGGGTATCGCGCATGGCGGTGGGCGCATCGGAAAAAGCCCTGATCGACGCTGGCTTGCTAAATGACCCGATCATTCGCGACGGACGCATGGGCACTGCATGCGGCTCCTCAACCGGTAGCACCGACGACATAAAAGCGTTCGGTAACATGCTGCTCAACTCCGTGGCCGAAGGCCTGAACGCCAACTCTTATGTACGGATGATGCCGCACACTACGGCAGCCAACATCAGCATCTTCTTCGGCCTGACCGGACGCCTGATCCCGACCTCCAGCGCCTGCACCAGCGGCAGCCAGGGCATCGGCTACGCCTATGAAGCGATCAAGTTCGGACGCTTGCCGCTGATGCTGGCAGGCGGCGCGGAAGAGCTGTGCCCTACCGAAGCCATGGTTTTCGATGCGCTGTACGCCACCAGCCTGAAAAACGACGCGCCACACACCAGCCCAAGGCCTTACGACAGTGGGCGCGATGGCCTGGTGATTGGTGAAGGTGCCGGCATGCTGGTGCTCGAAGAGCTTGAGCATGCGCTGGCACGGGGTGCGCATATCTATGCGGAAATCGTCGGGTTCGGCAGCAATGCCGATGGCGCCCACAGCACACGCCCGGAGCAGATCACCATGCGTCGCGCCATGGAGCTGGCTCTGGAAGATGCGAACCTGCCGCCAGAGGCTGTCGGTTACGTCAACGGCCATGGCACCGCCACCGAACAGGGCGATATCGCCGAAACCCTGGCGACCAGCAGCCTCTTCGGGCCACGCATCCCGATCAGTTCGCAGAAGAGCTTTTTCGGTCACACGCTCGGCGCGTGCGGGGCGCTGGAGTCATGGTTCAGCATCGAAATGCTCAATCGCGACCGCTACATCCACACCCTCAATCTCGACAGTGTCGACCCGCAATGTGGCGAACTGGATTACCTGATGGGTGAACCCCGGCAGATAAGCAACGAGTATGTGATGAACAACAACTTTGCATTTGGCGGGGTCAACACGTCGCTGATTTTCCGCCGCTGGCACTGA
- the fabG gene encoding 3-oxoacyl-ACP reductase FabG, protein MTESILVTGSSRGIGRAIALRLAQAGYDLVLHCRSGRSEAEAVQAEIIALGRQARVLQFDVSDRASCKAILEEDVETHGAYYGVVLNAGLTRDGAFPALSEEDWDQVLRTNLDGFYNVLHPVMMPMIRRRAAGRIVCITSVSGLIGNRGQVNYSASKAGLIGAAKALAIELGKRKITVNCVAPGLIDTAMLDENVPVDELMKMIPAQRMGTPEEVAGAVNFLMSAEAAYITRQVLAVNGGLC, encoded by the coding sequence ATGACTGAATCGATACTGGTCACCGGCTCCAGCCGTGGCATTGGCCGCGCCATTGCGCTGCGTCTGGCCCAGGCCGGATATGACCTGGTCCTGCATTGCCGTAGCGGTCGCAGTGAAGCAGAAGCCGTTCAGGCCGAAATCATCGCGCTGGGACGCCAGGCCCGCGTGCTGCAATTCGACGTGAGCGACCGTGCCTCCTGCAAGGCGATTCTCGAAGAGGATGTTGAAACCCATGGCGCCTATTACGGCGTCGTGCTCAACGCCGGCCTGACTCGCGATGGTGCCTTTCCGGCACTCAGCGAAGAAGACTGGGATCAGGTACTGCGCACCAACCTCGATGGTTTCTACAACGTGCTGCACCCGGTCATGATGCCGATGATTCGCCGTCGTGCAGCGGGCCGGATTGTGTGCATCACGTCGGTGTCCGGCCTGATCGGCAATCGCGGGCAGGTCAATTACAGCGCGTCCAAGGCGGGACTCATCGGTGCAGCCAAAGCCCTGGCCATCGAACTGGGCAAACGCAAGATCACCGTCAACTGCGTGGCACCGGGCCTGATCGATACGGCGATGCTGGACGAAAACGTTCCGGTGGACGAACTGATGAAAATGATCCCGGCCCAGCGCATGGGCACGCCTGAAGAGGTAGCCGGCGCGGTGAACTTCCTGATGTCCGCCGAGGCCGCTTACATCACTCGCCAGGTCCTGGCCGTCAACGGAGGCTTGTGCTGA
- a CDS encoding ApeP family dehydratase, with translation MIDWPLAELIPHAADMILIDQVLSFDEEQIQTKVTVRPDGLFSQPDGSLPAWIGVELMAQSVAAYAGCQARLKGEPIQLGFLLGSRKFECNVGHFPAGSELTIQATRSLQDDSGMGVFECNLTGPDIQAFARLSVYCPPNAAQYLTEGAMA, from the coding sequence ATGATCGATTGGCCGCTCGCCGAGTTGATACCCCATGCTGCCGACATGATCCTTATCGATCAGGTCCTGAGCTTTGACGAAGAACAGATCCAGACCAAGGTCACCGTGCGCCCCGATGGTTTGTTCAGCCAGCCGGACGGCAGCCTGCCCGCCTGGATCGGCGTAGAACTGATGGCCCAGAGCGTAGCGGCCTATGCCGGTTGCCAGGCCCGTCTCAAGGGCGAGCCGATCCAGCTGGGTTTCCTGCTCGGCAGCCGGAAGTTCGAATGCAACGTCGGGCATTTCCCGGCTGGCAGCGAGCTGACGATCCAGGCCACACGCTCATTGCAGGACGACAGCGGCATGGGTGTCTTTGAATGCAACCTGACCGGCCCGGACATCCAGGCCTTTGCCCGCCTCAGTGTCTATTGCCCACCCAACGCCGCCCAATACCTGACCGAAGGAGCCATGGCATGA
- a CDS encoding beta-ketoacyl-[acyl-carrier-protein] synthase family protein produces MTAYLNAMGLICALGNGPEEVSRKLFAADSSGMVAENGWVPDRVLPVGAIKDALAPIPASLSAQGSRNNQLLLTAALQIESDIRQAIARYGVERIGVILGTSTSGIDEASNSMATWLRDQSFPEHYDYQQQELGAPATFLASWLELRGPAYVISTACTSSARALLSARRALDMGLCDAVLCGGVDSLCKLTLNGFSALEAMSQQRCNPFSVNRDGINIGEAAVLFLMTREASGTHSIALLGAGASCDAHHISAPEPGGRGARQAMQQALDNARLAAGQIGYLNLHGTATQHNDAMESLAVQAVFPDGVSCSSTKPLSGHTLGAAGALEVAFCWLSLAPQNSERALPPHLWDGQADPLLPVLQWTLPGAQLAPTDSRYLMSNSFAFGGNNISLIIGDAP; encoded by the coding sequence ATGACTGCCTACCTCAATGCCATGGGGCTGATCTGTGCCCTGGGCAATGGTCCTGAAGAGGTGTCGCGCAAGCTGTTTGCTGCCGACAGTTCGGGGATGGTTGCAGAGAACGGCTGGGTGCCCGACCGGGTGTTGCCGGTCGGCGCAATCAAAGATGCCCTGGCTCCCATCCCGGCGTCATTGAGCGCACAGGGCAGCCGCAATAACCAGTTGCTGCTGACCGCCGCCCTGCAGATCGAAAGTGATATCCGTCAGGCCATCGCGCGTTATGGCGTCGAGCGTATCGGAGTCATTCTGGGCACCAGCACCTCGGGTATCGACGAAGCCAGCAACAGCATGGCGACCTGGCTGCGAGACCAGAGCTTCCCCGAGCATTATGACTATCAGCAGCAGGAGCTGGGCGCACCGGCGACCTTCCTGGCGTCCTGGCTGGAACTGCGCGGCCCGGCCTATGTGATTTCCACCGCCTGCACCTCCAGTGCACGCGCCTTGCTCAGCGCACGACGGGCGCTGGACATGGGTCTGTGCGATGCCGTTCTGTGTGGCGGCGTGGACAGCCTCTGCAAACTGACACTGAACGGTTTTTCGGCGCTGGAAGCCATGTCGCAACAGCGCTGCAATCCATTCTCAGTCAACCGCGACGGCATCAATATCGGCGAGGCGGCAGTCCTGTTCCTCATGACCCGTGAAGCCAGCGGCACACACTCGATCGCCCTGCTGGGCGCTGGCGCCAGTTGCGACGCACATCATATTTCCGCGCCCGAACCCGGCGGTCGTGGTGCCCGGCAAGCCATGCAACAGGCACTGGACAATGCCCGGCTCGCTGCCGGGCAAATCGGTTACCTGAACCTGCACGGCACCGCGACCCAGCACAATGACGCCATGGAAAGCCTCGCCGTGCAGGCGGTATTTCCCGACGGTGTTTCGTGCTCTTCGACCAAGCCTCTCAGCGGTCATACCCTCGGTGCCGCCGGTGCCCTGGAAGTCGCTTTCTGCTGGCTGAGCCTTGCACCGCAGAACAGCGAACGGGCCTTGCCCCCTCATCTATGGGACGGCCAGGCCGATCCATTGCTGCCAGTCCTGCAATGGACACTGCCCGGCGCGCAACTGGCGCCTACTGACTCCCGCTACCTGATGAGCAATTCCTTTGCTTTCGGCGGCAACAACATCAGCCTGATTATCGGAGATGCACCATGA